The following are encoded together in the Malaya genurostris strain Urasoe2022 chromosome 3, Malgen_1.1, whole genome shotgun sequence genome:
- the LOC131437543 gene encoding uncharacterized protein LOC131437543 isoform X1, with the protein MGNSHSSKSGSKATSPVIIAPNNVQQNPAGNSSNNTTKGMSRTASGADLQDRSQTPNHPVEKLGKILVKKCDSEYGINGITAEVFARYVFPKFPEVGKRLFNFLRYNSRAKTDHMGLTAFRQQCEKFLGVLDDSVILESYVKMFGNLSETDLIKPEDFKNLLNTCYNLAMAHYQDGPQTCLLGDDEESLNRTLNSVVQSCFFSKESLSSGYICRWLENNVPRLVPPLHKYCVHALSTSHRNIIDSSMTNNSDTVVSIRAIAAGEASYGLELQTPILEKGSPCFKPNATTSNGLAHSLSEKTRETMNIAQPLLPISEAWLLAGALPPTYSKPQSIQPPINSTSSNLASQVFMAKLLSMVPSHWTMLYDSRLDGAGTNRFLHHVLGYRGPNLILFRCDDDLLFCVANANEWRETHLYFGSEDSCCLQLLPKFVMLEKKTKSLYLNTHIRGYPKGLRAGSDPRKPILIVNEHFEKLEHRGLQHTILSIEVWGCGDQQQRDIQLDIKKWQIKEAERQRTVKLTAADWMDHPDRYLLELGGRQNYNNSSS; encoded by the exons ATGGGAAACTCTCATAGTAGTAAGAGTGGCTCAAAAGCTACGAGTCCTGTGATTATAGCACCGAACAACGTTCAGCAAAATCCTGCAGGGAATAGCAGTAACAACACTACCAAAGGTATGTCACGAACGGCTAGTGGGGCAGATCTGCAAGATCGTTCCCAAACTCCAAATCATCCGGTAGAGAAACTTGGGAAAATATTGGTTAAAAAGTGTGATAGTGAATACGGAATCAATGGTATTACTGCAGAAGTTTTTGCT AGATACGTTTTTCCGAAATTCCCGGAAGTTGGAAAAAggttattcaattttttacgaTACAACAGTCGCGCTAAAACAGATCATATGGGATTGACGGCATTCAGGCAACAATGTGAAAAGTTTCTCGGTGTTTTGGACGACTCAGTTATATTGGAAagttatgtaaaaatgtttggAAATCTAAGCGAAACTGATCTAATTAAGCCGGAGGACTTCAAAAATCTGCTCAACACATGTTATAATCTTGCCATGGCCCATTATCAAGATGGACCGCAGACGTGCCTACTT GGAGACGACGAAGAGTCG cttaATCGTACGCTAAATTCGGTCGTGCAGTCTTGTTTCTTTTCGAAGGAATCGCTTAGCTCCGGTTATATTTGTCGATGGCTGGAGAACAATGTACCCCGTCTAGTGCCACCGTTACACAAATATTGTGTCCACGCATTGAGTACCTCACATCGAAACATAATTGATAGCAGCATGACAAATAATAGCGATACGGTAGTATCAATTCGCGCTATTGCTGCTGGAGAAGCTAGTTATGGTTTAGAGTTGCAAACGCCAATCCTGGAGAAAGGAAGTCCATGTTTCAAACCCAACGCAACAACTTCTAATGGTTTAGCTCATTCTTTGTCCGAGAAAACACGAGAAACAATGAACATCGCACAACCACTTCTTCCAATATCAGAAGCTTGGCTTCTGGCAGGTGCATTGCCACCAACTTATTCAAAACCGCAATCGATACAACCCCCCATCAATTCCACATCGTCCAATCTAGCTTCACAG GTTTTTATGGCTAAACTGTTGTCAATGGTTCCATCGCATTGGACTATGCTGTATGATTCGCGATTAGACGGTGCTGGTACTAATCGTTTTTTGCATCATGTACTTGGCTATCGAGGTCCAAACTTGATACTATTTCGATGTGATGATGATTTATTGTTTTGTGTAGCAAATGCCAATGAGTGGCGCGAAACACATTTGTACTTTGGCTCAGAGGATAGTTGCTGCTTGCAGTTGCTACCAAA ATTCGTGatgttggaaaaaaaaacaaaaagtctCTATTTAAACACGCACATTCGTGGTTATCCAAAAGGACTGCGAGCAGGATCCGACCCCCGAAAGCCAATTTTAATCGTGAacgaacattttgaaaaattagaacaTCGTGGGCTTCAGCACACTATACTTTCTATCGAAGTGTGGGGTTGCGGTGACCAGCAGCAACGTGACATTCAACTGGACATAAAGAAATGGCAAATCAAAGAAGCTGAACGGCAGCGAACAGTGAAATTGACTGCCGCTGACTGGATGGATCATCCTGACCGATACCTTCTGGAACTAGGAGGACGACAAAACTATAACAACTCGTCATCCTAA
- the LOC131437543 gene encoding uncharacterized protein LOC131437543 isoform X2 yields the protein MGNSHSSKSGSKATSPVIIAPNNVQQNPAGNSSNNTTKGMSRTASGADLQDRSQTPNHPVEKLGKILVKKCDSEYGINGITAEVFARYVFPKFPEVGKRLFNFLRYNSRAKTDHMGLTAFRQQCEKFLGVLDDSVILESYVKMFGNLSETDLIKPEDFKNLLNTCYNLAMAHYQDGPQTCLLLNRTLNSVVQSCFFSKESLSSGYICRWLENNVPRLVPPLHKYCVHALSTSHRNIIDSSMTNNSDTVVSIRAIAAGEASYGLELQTPILEKGSPCFKPNATTSNGLAHSLSEKTRETMNIAQPLLPISEAWLLAGALPPTYSKPQSIQPPINSTSSNLASQVFMAKLLSMVPSHWTMLYDSRLDGAGTNRFLHHVLGYRGPNLILFRCDDDLLFCVANANEWRETHLYFGSEDSCCLQLLPKFVMLEKKTKSLYLNTHIRGYPKGLRAGSDPRKPILIVNEHFEKLEHRGLQHTILSIEVWGCGDQQQRDIQLDIKKWQIKEAERQRTVKLTAADWMDHPDRYLLELGGRQNYNNSSS from the exons ATGGGAAACTCTCATAGTAGTAAGAGTGGCTCAAAAGCTACGAGTCCTGTGATTATAGCACCGAACAACGTTCAGCAAAATCCTGCAGGGAATAGCAGTAACAACACTACCAAAGGTATGTCACGAACGGCTAGTGGGGCAGATCTGCAAGATCGTTCCCAAACTCCAAATCATCCGGTAGAGAAACTTGGGAAAATATTGGTTAAAAAGTGTGATAGTGAATACGGAATCAATGGTATTACTGCAGAAGTTTTTGCT AGATACGTTTTTCCGAAATTCCCGGAAGTTGGAAAAAggttattcaattttttacgaTACAACAGTCGCGCTAAAACAGATCATATGGGATTGACGGCATTCAGGCAACAATGTGAAAAGTTTCTCGGTGTTTTGGACGACTCAGTTATATTGGAAagttatgtaaaaatgtttggAAATCTAAGCGAAACTGATCTAATTAAGCCGGAGGACTTCAAAAATCTGCTCAACACATGTTATAATCTTGCCATGGCCCATTATCAAGATGGACCGCAGACGTGCCTACTT cttaATCGTACGCTAAATTCGGTCGTGCAGTCTTGTTTCTTTTCGAAGGAATCGCTTAGCTCCGGTTATATTTGTCGATGGCTGGAGAACAATGTACCCCGTCTAGTGCCACCGTTACACAAATATTGTGTCCACGCATTGAGTACCTCACATCGAAACATAATTGATAGCAGCATGACAAATAATAGCGATACGGTAGTATCAATTCGCGCTATTGCTGCTGGAGAAGCTAGTTATGGTTTAGAGTTGCAAACGCCAATCCTGGAGAAAGGAAGTCCATGTTTCAAACCCAACGCAACAACTTCTAATGGTTTAGCTCATTCTTTGTCCGAGAAAACACGAGAAACAATGAACATCGCACAACCACTTCTTCCAATATCAGAAGCTTGGCTTCTGGCAGGTGCATTGCCACCAACTTATTCAAAACCGCAATCGATACAACCCCCCATCAATTCCACATCGTCCAATCTAGCTTCACAG GTTTTTATGGCTAAACTGTTGTCAATGGTTCCATCGCATTGGACTATGCTGTATGATTCGCGATTAGACGGTGCTGGTACTAATCGTTTTTTGCATCATGTACTTGGCTATCGAGGTCCAAACTTGATACTATTTCGATGTGATGATGATTTATTGTTTTGTGTAGCAAATGCCAATGAGTGGCGCGAAACACATTTGTACTTTGGCTCAGAGGATAGTTGCTGCTTGCAGTTGCTACCAAA ATTCGTGatgttggaaaaaaaaacaaaaagtctCTATTTAAACACGCACATTCGTGGTTATCCAAAAGGACTGCGAGCAGGATCCGACCCCCGAAAGCCAATTTTAATCGTGAacgaacattttgaaaaattagaacaTCGTGGGCTTCAGCACACTATACTTTCTATCGAAGTGTGGGGTTGCGGTGACCAGCAGCAACGTGACATTCAACTGGACATAAAGAAATGGCAAATCAAAGAAGCTGAACGGCAGCGAACAGTGAAATTGACTGCCGCTGACTGGATGGATCATCCTGACCGATACCTTCTGGAACTAGGAGGACGACAAAACTATAACAACTCGTCATCCTAA